A genomic stretch from Deinococcus aerophilus includes:
- the mobA gene encoding molybdenum cofactor guanylyltransferase — MLPVLFDFTGAITAGGRSSRFGSDKALAVLRGRPLLRHVADSLGGCSVRLIVAPAGKYALEGWETVPDTRPGEGPLAGLEAALTHAPPGWLAFTGVDLPGLTPAFWAALAASRTPHSRAVLPLDPEGRPQPLAALYHRDLLPHIQTLLDAGERRLRLACPAGQSVHVGGLSEALWNVNTPAELARYIDPGP; from the coding sequence GTGTTGCCGGTGCTCTTCGACTTCACAGGGGCCATCACTGCCGGGGGCCGCTCCAGCCGCTTCGGGTCCGATAAGGCGCTGGCGGTGCTGCGGGGCCGCCCGCTGCTGCGCCATGTGGCCGACAGTCTGGGCGGCTGCTCCGTGCGCCTGATCGTCGCGCCGGCCGGGAAGTACGCCCTGGAGGGCTGGGAGACGGTACCCGACACCCGCCCCGGCGAGGGGCCGCTGGCCGGCCTGGAAGCGGCCCTGACGCACGCGCCGCCCGGCTGGCTGGCCTTCACGGGGGTGGACCTGCCCGGCCTGACCCCGGCATTCTGGGCCGCGCTGGCCGCGTCGCGCACCCCCCACAGCCGGGCCGTGCTGCCGCTGGACCCGGAGGGCCGCCCGCAGCCGCTCGCCGCGCTGTACCACCGTGACCTGCTGCCGCACATCCAGACGCTGCTGGATGCGGGCGAACGCCGGCTGCGTCTGGCCTGTCCGGCTGGACAGTCGGTTCATGTGGGAGGGCTGTCGGAGGCGCTGTGGAACGTGAACACCCCGGCCGAGCTGGCCCGCTACATCGATCCCGGTCCGTGA
- a CDS encoding aldehyde dehydrogenase family protein has protein sequence MTTGTAAPVSEVFRAGPPAPREASAQEIQTVFGAQRAWRWQAAQTTAPERQAILRRLHDAIRAQRARLADALARDLGKSRAEAEVSEIHAVLEETQFILRRLGRWMAPRRVGTPLMLPGTRSEVRFQARGVTLILSPWNYPVNLALAPLVASLAAGNTVVLKPSEKAPHTARALRELLESVFEPKLVAVLEGGPGVARALTDLPFDHIFFTGSGAVGRRVMAAAAPNLTSVTLELGGKSPALIHDSANLRDAAERIAWGKLLNAGQTCVAPDYVLLPERMCAAFLLEIDAVIARRYGDHAWLRAGPDYGRLVDGESVRRLRQLTADSVAQGARVVRGGDFDPQARFISPTVVADVTPEMPLMQEELFGPVLPVLTYRDFGGALDLIRRQDSPLALYLFTGEPAVTGRVVRETTSGGMVVNGTVIHLINPHLPFGGVGPSGMGKYHGEHGFRTFSHERAILHEPSPSPVRFLYPPYGRPLPRLTAWALRQLERQVGPRE, from the coding sequence ATGACGACCGGTACTGCAGCGCCCGTTTCTGAAGTGTTCCGTGCGGGGCCGCCTGCCCCGAGGGAGGCCTCGGCCCAGGAGATCCAGACCGTGTTCGGCGCTCAGCGGGCGTGGCGCTGGCAGGCCGCCCAGACCACTGCCCCCGAGCGGCAGGCCATCCTGCGGCGGCTGCACGACGCCATCCGGGCGCAGCGGGCACGGCTGGCCGACGCCCTGGCCCGCGACCTGGGCAAGAGCCGCGCCGAGGCCGAGGTCAGCGAGATCCATGCGGTGCTGGAGGAGACGCAGTTCATCCTCCGCCGCCTGGGGCGCTGGATGGCCCCGCGCCGCGTGGGCACGCCGCTGATGTTGCCGGGCACCCGCAGCGAGGTGCGCTTTCAGGCGCGCGGAGTCACGCTGATCCTGAGCCCCTGGAATTACCCGGTCAATCTGGCCCTGGCGCCGCTGGTCGCCAGTCTGGCGGCGGGCAACACGGTGGTCCTCAAGCCCAGTGAGAAGGCTCCCCACACGGCCCGCGCCCTGCGTGAGCTGCTGGAAAGCGTCTTTGAGCCGAAGCTGGTGGCGGTACTGGAGGGTGGTCCCGGGGTGGCGCGGGCCCTGACCGACCTGCCCTTTGACCACATCTTCTTTACCGGCAGCGGCGCGGTGGGCCGCCGGGTGATGGCCGCCGCCGCCCCGAACCTGACCAGCGTGACGCTGGAACTGGGCGGCAAGAGCCCGGCCCTGATCCACGACAGCGCGAACCTCAGGGACGCCGCCGAGCGCATCGCCTGGGGCAAGCTGCTCAACGCCGGGCAGACCTGTGTGGCCCCGGATTACGTACTGCTGCCCGAGCGCATGTGCGCCGCCTTCCTGCTGGAAATCGACGCCGTGATCGCCCGGCGCTACGGAGACCACGCGTGGCTGCGCGCCGGACCGGACTACGGCCGGCTGGTGGACGGCGAGAGCGTGCGGCGGCTTAGGCAGCTGACCGCCGACAGCGTGGCCCAGGGAGCGCGGGTGGTGCGCGGCGGCGACTTCGACCCGCAGGCGCGCTTTATCTCGCCCACGGTGGTTGCCGACGTGACGCCGGAGATGCCGCTGATGCAGGAGGAACTGTTTGGCCCGGTGCTGCCGGTGCTGACCTACCGCGATTTTGGCGGGGCGCTGGACCTGATCCGGCGGCAGGATTCGCCGCTCGCGCTATACCTGTTTACCGGCGAGCCGGCGGTGACCGGGCGGGTGGTCCGCGAAACCACCAGCGGCGGCATGGTCGTGAACGGCACCGTTATTCATCTGATCAATCCGCACCTGCCCTTCGGGGGCGTGGGGCCCAGCGGTATGGGCAAATACCACGGCGAACACGGCTTCCGTACCTTCAGCCACGAGCGGGCCATTCTGCATGAGCCCAGCCCATCCCCGGTGCGCTTTCTGTACCCGCCGTATGGCCGCCCGCTGCCGCGCCTGACCGCCTGGGCCCTGCGGCAGCTTGAGCGCCAGGTCGGGCCCCGCGAGTAG
- a CDS encoding superoxide dismutase: MNKILTLPALALALSACTMMSPGMTYTLSKQPAGMALNSSGTVMPKMDGSMVMTTAKIMGLAPNTYYVAHYHLQGTQSTNPCDSGGAPIMASKLVGQTDASGMLMLSGSVAKADVMNATYFNVHTATGPDGTPADAGVTCTAVKMM; encoded by the coding sequence ATGAACAAGATCCTGACCCTGCCCGCCCTGGCCCTCGCCCTCAGCGCCTGCACCATGATGTCGCCCGGCATGACCTACACGCTCTCCAAGCAGCCCGCGGGCATGGCGCTGAACTCCAGCGGCACCGTGATGCCCAAGATGGACGGCAGCATGGTGATGACCACCGCCAAGATCATGGGCCTGGCCCCCAACACCTACTACGTGGCGCACTACCACCTGCAGGGCACCCAGAGCACCAACCCCTGCGACAGTGGCGGCGCCCCGATCATGGCAAGCAAGCTCGTGGGCCAGACAGACGCCAGCGGCATGCTGATGCTCTCGGGCAGCGTGGCCAAGGCAGACGTCATGAACGCCACCTACTTCAACGTTCACACCGCCACCGGCCCCGACGGCACGCCCGCCGACGCCGGCGTAACCTGCACCGCCGTCAAGATGATGTAA
- a CDS encoding DMT family transporter — protein MSGLLSALTYGVGDFLSGVASRRDSPLRVVALTHPLSAAVMLLLAVGLGQPLPSAGDLWWGAGAGAVGLAAVLAFYRALALGPMGAVSVGTGALSALVPVLFGVLGGEVLGWGGWLGALGVLLGTGLLAYSPSERGTGGVPLGLLAGLGFGFFFALLGQATSPGVLWVLGAARLSSSLIAVPLAARLVGLRPRGPALILASAPGDTLGNLFYLLAVQGGGLAVGALLSSLYPAFTTLLAVTVLREGLRGTQWLGVVFALSGAALIAGR, from the coding sequence CTGTCGGCGCTGACGTACGGCGTCGGCGATTTTCTGTCGGGCGTGGCGAGCCGCCGGGACTCACCGCTGCGGGTGGTGGCGCTGACCCACCCGCTCAGCGCCGCCGTGATGCTGCTGCTCGCGGTGGGGCTGGGGCAGCCGTTGCCGTCCGCGGGCGACCTGTGGTGGGGAGCTGGGGCGGGTGCGGTCGGTCTGGCCGCCGTGCTCGCCTTCTACCGCGCCCTGGCCCTGGGACCGATGGGAGCAGTGTCGGTGGGCACGGGGGCACTTTCGGCGCTGGTGCCGGTCCTCTTTGGCGTGCTGGGGGGCGAGGTTCTGGGCTGGGGTGGCTGGCTGGGCGCGCTGGGGGTGCTGCTGGGCACCGGCCTGCTCGCGTACTCGCCCAGCGAACGGGGCACCGGGGGGGTGCCGCTGGGCCTGCTCGCGGGGCTGGGTTTCGGCTTCTTCTTCGCCCTGCTGGGTCAGGCCACCTCGCCCGGTGTGCTGTGGGTGCTCGGCGCAGCCCGCCTGAGCAGTTCCCTGATCGCCGTGCCGCTGGCCGCGCGTCTGGTCGGGTTGCGTCCGCGCGGCCCGGCGCTGATCCTCGCCTCCGCGCCGGGAGATACGCTGGGCAACCTGTTCTACCTGCTGGCGGTGCAGGGGGGTGGGCTGGCGGTGGGGGCCCTGCTCTCCAGCCTGTACCCCGCTTTCACCACCCTGCTCGCGGTCACCGTGCTGCGCGAGGGACTGCGGGGGACGCAGTGGCTGGGTGTGGTGTTCGCGCTGAGCGGCGCGGCGCTGATCGCCGGCCGGTAG